One part of the Dunckerocampus dactyliophorus isolate RoL2022-P2 chromosome 11, RoL_Ddac_1.1, whole genome shotgun sequence genome encodes these proteins:
- the tmsb1 gene encoding thymosin beta 1: MGDSNPVSQEVENFDKCKLKKTATSEKNKLPTAEEIKAEKKEMEEECK; this comes from the exons ATGGGTGACAGCAACCCAGTCAGTCAGGAAGTGGAGAACTTTGACAAATGTAAGCTAAAGAAGACTGCCACTTCAGAGAAGAACAAACTTCCAACTGCAGAAG AGATTAAAGCGGAAAAGAAAGAGATGGAAGAGGAATGTAAATGA
- the LOC129190022 gene encoding solute carrier family 25 member 53-like has product MARSPSPTQEGLTDSKARFQSYLHGGTSSLLSTLIVFPVYKTVFRQQIHNIQVHRAVEQLHKEGLLKLYRGVTPPLLMRTLSGTLLFGLQDTFLRLLSLPSFSVIPHSFLPAVAGLGVGIVESVVFTPFERVQNVLQSGHNDRHLPTLKSVLVKLKDQRISSGYYRAFLPIAARNALGSSLYFGLKGPLSAAVAAQGLSPLASSFISGTLASMAISLTLYPLSVLVANMQVGVQADVKGVTACWRMLWNSRQRSVILLYRGGALVILRSCITWGITTAIYDRQQKRSS; this is encoded by the coding sequence ATGGCAAGAAGTCCCAGCCCTACACAAGAGGGCCTTACGGACTCTAAGGCACGTTTCCAAAGCTACCTCCATGGTGGGACCTCAAGCTTGCTCTCCACCCTTATTGTCTTCCCTGTCTACAAGACTGTTTTTCGCCAACAAATCCACAACATTCAGGTTCACCGAGCTGTAGAGCAGCTCCACAAGGAAGGCCTTCTGAAGCTATACAGGGGGGTGACCCCGCCATTACTGATGAGGACACTTAGTGGGACGCTTCTCTTTGGTTTGCAGGATACCTTCCTTCGTCTGCTCTCCCTGCCATCCTTCAGTGTCATCCCCCACTCTTTTCTTCCGGCTGTGGCGGGCCTCGGGGTAGGAATAGTAGAGTCGGTGGTCTTCACCCCATTTGAGCGTGTTCAGAATGTGTTGCAGAGTGGGCACAATGACCGCCATCTTCCGACTCTAAAGAGTGTTCTTGTCAAGCTGAAGGACCAGAGGATATCCTCAGGCTACTACCGCGCCTTCTTGCCCATTGCAGCCCGCAACGCTCTCGGTAGCTCTCTTTACTTTGGCTTAAAGGGACCCCTGAGTGCTGCTGTGGCCGCGCAAGGGCTGTCGCCATTGGCCTCCTCCTTCATTTCAGGGACACTGGCCTCCATGGCAATCAGCCTGACCCTGTACCCGCTGTCTGTGctggtggccaacatgcaagtGGGGGTGCAAGCAGACGTAAAAGGGGTCACAGCCTGCTGGAGAATGCTGTGGAACTCCCGACAGAGGAGTGTCATTTTACTGTACCGTGGGGGTGCCCTGGTTATTCTGAGATCATGTATCACCTGGGGAATCACCACAGCCATCTATGACAGGCAACAAAAACGCTCAAGCTGA
- the prps1b gene encoding ribose-phosphate pyrophosphokinase 1 isoform X2 — MPNIKIFSGSSHPDLSQKIADRLGLELGKVVTKKFSNQETCVEIGESVRGEDVYIVQSGCGEINDNLMELLIMINACKIASASRVTAVIPCFPYARQDKKDKSRAPISAKLVANMLSVSGADHIITMDLHASQIQGFFDIPVDNLYAEPAVLKWIKENIPEWKNCIIVSPDAGGAKRVTSIADRLNVDFALIHKERKKANEVDRMVLVGDVTGRVAILVDDMADTCGTICHAADKLISAGATKVYAILTHGIFSGPAISRINNACFEAVVVTNTIPQEEKMRHCTKIQVIDISMILAEAIRRTHNGESVSYLFSHVPL; from the exons ATGCCGAATATCAAAATATTCAGTGGTAGCTCGCACCCAGACCTGTCTCAAAAGATAGCGGACCGCCTCGGTCTGGAGTTGGGGAAGGTTGTAACCAAGAAATTTAGCAACCAAGAAACATG CGTGGAGATAGGAGAGAGTGTACGTGGAGAGGATGTCTATATCGTCCAAAGTGGCTGTGGGGAGATAAATGATAATTTGATGGAGCTCCTCATCATGATCAACGCCTGCAAAATAGCCTCTGCCTCCAGAGTTACAGCTGTCATCCCTTGCTTTCCATATGCCCGCCAGGACAAGAAGGACAAG AGCCGTGCTCCAATCTCTGCCAAACTGGTGGCCAACATGTTGTCCGTATCAGGTGCAGACCACATCATCACTATGGACTTACACGCCTCACAGATACAG GGATTCTTTGACATCCCCGTCGATAACTTGTATGCAGAGCCCGCCGTGTTAAAATGGATCAAAGAGAACATTCCCGAGTGGAAGAACTGTATCATCGTCTCACCCGATGCTGGAGGAGCAAAGAG GGTCACCTCCATCGCTGACAGGCTAAATGTGGACTTTGCCCTTATTCACAAGGAACGGAAAAAGGCAAATGAGGTTGACCGCATGGTTCTTGTCGGAGACGTGACAGGTCGGGTCGCCATCCTCGTAGATGACATGGCGGACACATGCGGGACAATCTGCCACGCTGCCGACAA gttgATTTCTGCTGGTGCTACCAAAGTCTACGCCATCCTGACCCATGGAATCTTCTCTGGACCCGCCATCTCGCGCATCAACAATGCCTGCTTTGAAGCAGTTGTGGTTACAAATACAATTCCCCAGGAAGAGAAAATGAGGCATTGTACCAAAATACAA gtTATCGACATCTCCATGATCCTTGCAGAGGCCATCCGTAGAACTCACAACGGGGAGTCTGTATCATACCTCTTCAGCCATGTCCCATTGTAA
- the prps1b gene encoding ribose-phosphate pyrophosphokinase 1 isoform X1: protein MPNIKIFSGSSHPDLSQKIADRLGLELGKVVTKKFSNQETCVEIGESVRGEDVYIVQSGCGEINDNLMELLIMINACKIASASRVTAVIPCFPYARQDKKDKVGSRAPISAKLVANMLSVSGADHIITMDLHASQIQGFFDIPVDNLYAEPAVLKWIKENIPEWKNCIIVSPDAGGAKRVTSIADRLNVDFALIHKERKKANEVDRMVLVGDVTGRVAILVDDMADTCGTICHAADKLISAGATKVYAILTHGIFSGPAISRINNACFEAVVVTNTIPQEEKMRHCTKIQVIDISMILAEAIRRTHNGESVSYLFSHVPL, encoded by the exons ATGCCGAATATCAAAATATTCAGTGGTAGCTCGCACCCAGACCTGTCTCAAAAGATAGCGGACCGCCTCGGTCTGGAGTTGGGGAAGGTTGTAACCAAGAAATTTAGCAACCAAGAAACATG CGTGGAGATAGGAGAGAGTGTACGTGGAGAGGATGTCTATATCGTCCAAAGTGGCTGTGGGGAGATAAATGATAATTTGATGGAGCTCCTCATCATGATCAACGCCTGCAAAATAGCCTCTGCCTCCAGAGTTACAGCTGTCATCCCTTGCTTTCCATATGCCCGCCAGGACAAGAAGGACAAGGTGGGG AGCCGTGCTCCAATCTCTGCCAAACTGGTGGCCAACATGTTGTCCGTATCAGGTGCAGACCACATCATCACTATGGACTTACACGCCTCACAGATACAG GGATTCTTTGACATCCCCGTCGATAACTTGTATGCAGAGCCCGCCGTGTTAAAATGGATCAAAGAGAACATTCCCGAGTGGAAGAACTGTATCATCGTCTCACCCGATGCTGGAGGAGCAAAGAG GGTCACCTCCATCGCTGACAGGCTAAATGTGGACTTTGCCCTTATTCACAAGGAACGGAAAAAGGCAAATGAGGTTGACCGCATGGTTCTTGTCGGAGACGTGACAGGTCGGGTCGCCATCCTCGTAGATGACATGGCGGACACATGCGGGACAATCTGCCACGCTGCCGACAA gttgATTTCTGCTGGTGCTACCAAAGTCTACGCCATCCTGACCCATGGAATCTTCTCTGGACCCGCCATCTCGCGCATCAACAATGCCTGCTTTGAAGCAGTTGTGGTTACAAATACAATTCCCCAGGAAGAGAAAATGAGGCATTGTACCAAAATACAA gtTATCGACATCTCCATGATCCTTGCAGAGGCCATCCGTAGAACTCACAACGGGGAGTCTGTATCATACCTCTTCAGCCATGTCCCATTGTAA